The Cloeon dipterum chromosome 3, ieCloDipt1.1, whole genome shotgun sequence genome includes a region encoding these proteins:
- the LOC135939692 gene encoding uncharacterized protein C9orf85 homolog, whose amino-acid sequence MSTQKGNTSRTRAQKHKNSFAFKNDLHDKTPKNLQIASMRVANVCEHCKGVIEWKIKYKKYKPLNAPAKCPKCQQKTVKHAYHTYCSPCAREAKMCPKCGKKSEIEPVETNQQVLDREMQELLKSLPERKRRTFLRFLASKNKDAADQPDKKPANLEKELSDKLNELKLAANKEEDDDDFSDGFSDSDASCSEDKNDEDDIDA is encoded by the exons ATGAGTACTCAAAAGGGAAACACGTCCAGGACGCGGGCACAAAAGCACAAAAACTCGTTCGCATTCAAAAATGACTTGCATGACAAAACGCCCAAGAACCTCCAGATTGCTAGCATGAGAGTGGCTAACGTGTGCGAGCACTGCAAAGGAGTGATAGAGTGGAAAATCAAATACAAGAAATACAAGCCGCTGAACGCGCCTGCCAAGTGTCCGAAATGCCAGCAGAAGACTGTGAAGCACGCGTACCACACCTACTGCTCACCCTGCGCCAGGGAAGCTAAAATGTGCCCAAAGTGCGGCAAGAAAAGTGAAATCGAGCCGGTTGAAACCAATCAGCAAGTTTTGGACAGAGAAATGCAAGAGCTTCTAAAAAGCTTACCTGAGAGAAAGAGGAGAACTTTCCTCAGATTCCttgcttcaaaaaataaag ATGCTGCTGATCAACCTGACAAGAAGccagcaaatttggaaaaagagCTCTCCGACAAACTGAACGAACTGAAATTAGCAGCTAACAAAGAAGAAGATGATGATGACTTCAGTGATGGATTTTCAGACTCTGATGCCTCCTGCTctgaagataaaaatgatgaagacGACATTGACGCTTAA
- the LOC135939693 gene encoding uncharacterized protein LOC135939693 gives MEPREDLEPFPLSVKELQEIENIEEPVLQRLDRAISRIERMNNDVRPLVDVLHRALNTVVNVTEILYKQGVFGVNKGLEMLLNFLMDGRVLLEFGAVVSQFLRAIIIFLECVKLAINLYQNFKESDLGKAITKFVTEKVFTLVPRYALTA, from the exons ATGGAACCACGAGAGGATTTGGAGCCTTTTCCTTTGAGTGTGAAGGAGCTACAAGAGATCGAAAATATCGAAGAAC cTGTTTTGCAGAGACTGGACAGAGCAATTTCGCGTATTGAGAGGATGAACAATGATGTCAGGCCGCTGGTGGACGTGTTGCACAGAGCTCTAAACACGGTCGTCAACGTGACTGAAATCCTCTACAAGCAAGGCGTTTTTGGAGTGAACAAGGGCCTCGAAATGCTGCTCAACTTTTTGATGGACGGAAGGGTCTTGCTCGAATTTGGAGCAGTCGTGAGCCAATTCCTGAGAGCTATTATCATTTTCCTGGAGTGCGTGAAGTTGGCAATTAATCTTTACCAAAATTTCAAGGAAAGTGATTTGGGCAAAgctattacaaaatttgtaacTGAAAAAGTTTTCACTCTTGTGCCTCGCTACGCCTTAACCGCATGA